The DNA window AGCCGATGCGATTGAAATTCTTGTCGACCAAGGGTCGAAACCGGGGGGCGGTGGTATTTTACTCGGTGAAAAAAATACGGCACGGGTTGCACAATTGCGTGATTTGCCCGAAGGCATAGACCAACATAGCGCGTGCCGTCATCCTGATTGGACAGGCGCGGATGATTTAGAAATTAAAATTTTGGAATTACGCGAGATTACCGACTGGGAAAAGCCAATTTATATCAAAATTGGGGCAACACGGGTGAAATATGATGTTGCTTTAGCCGTTAAAGCGGGCGCGGATGTGATTGTATTAGATGGTATGCAAGGCGGAACGGCTGCCACACAACAGGTTTTTTTAGAAAATGTGGGTATTCCGACCTTGCCTGCTGTGCGTCAAGCGGTGGAAACCTTGCAAGCCTTGGATATGCATCGCAAAGTACAGTTAATCGTCTCTGGAGGTATTCGGAGCGGGGCTGATGTTGCAAAAGCAATCGCGTTAGGTGCGGATGCGGTGGCGATTGGGACAGGGGCGTTAATTGCGTTAGGTTGTAATAAAGCGCAATATCTTGAGGATTATCAAGTATTAGGGACGGTCGCAGGATATTGTCACCATTGCCATACAGGTTTATGTCCTGCGGGGATTACGACCCATCGCCCAGAATTACAAGCACGTTTAGACCCACAGACAGGGGCAAAGTATTTAGAGAATTATTTAAAAACCATGGTATTAGACATGCAAACGCTGGCTCGTGCTTGTGGTAAAACGCATGTTTTGAATTTAGAACCTGAGGATATGGTGGCGTTGACAGTTGAAGCGGCGGCAATGGCGAAAGTGCCGTTAGCGGGGACGGATTGGATTCCGAATAGTTGATATTGGGCTTAATTCTTTCCTGAATATCCTGATTCAGATAAAAAAAGACCTATAGTAATCGTACCATAAAGTGATTTAAATTTAGGACTGCCAGTCATCCGCATCGTTTTATAGTACGTTTACTATAACAAGATTAAAACATTGTCTGAATCAGGATTTTCAGGATTAACAGGATTTAAAACCCTCAAATCAAAAAGTTAGGTGAATCACGCTTTTTAATTCTGCTAATTCTGAAAATTCTGTGAATTCTGATTCAGACAAGCTGTTGTCTTTTTAAAAGAAACTTGCCGAACTCAGGTTATAAAGGTTTATTCAGCGAGATAGTCTGATGAAAAGTAATAAACAGCGACGTTTAGAAATTAAGGCTAAACGATTGAAAAAAAGCATGAATCAGTTAAAGGTTACACCGACTATTATCATTCCTAAAGGGGCGGTTTTAGCAAATCCCCTGCAATTAGTGCATAACCATACTTACAGCTTATTACCGCATTATTATGTGGATTATCCATTTACCTGTCGGGATTGTGGCGCGGAAGCGGTTTGGACGGCAGAAAGACAACGGTGGTGGTATGAAGTGGTTAAAGCGCATATTCACTCGACCGCCGTGCGTTGTGCAAGCTGTCGCCATAAACTGCGTGAGCAAAAACGCTTGCAACAGGCACATATGCAAGCAATGGCTGAGAAGCATAAAGCTAGCACACCATCTTGCTAAAAATAAAATATCAGGCTATCTGTAAAGCTGATATTGTTCAATGATTTCAAAAACAGGCGCGGGAATTAAATAGCTGGGATTACGTTGTTGTGCAATCAAAGTACGGATTTGGGTTGCGGAAATGGTTAAGGCAGGAATTTCTTCAACTAAAATTTTTCCCGCGAGTCGGTTATTCATTTCTGCAATGTTATTTACTTGATGAGTCACTAAAAAGTCGTGCATACGGTGCGACATTGGTAATAAAGTACCAGGGCGACGCACAACAACTAAGTGGGCAAGTTCAATAATTGATTCCCATGCGTGCCATGTCGGTAGCCCAATAAAGGCATCCATCCCGAGAATTAAACAGAGTGGGTGTTGTGGGTAATCATTTCTTAAACTGCGGAGGGTGTCGATGGTGTAGGAATAGCCTTGACGCTTTAATTCGCGGTCATCGGCAATCAGTCCATTCACCCCAGCAACCGCTGCTTGTACCATGGCAAAACGCAATTCTGCATTCACAGTCGGTTTTTCTCGATGCGGAGGACTAGCCGCAGGGATTAAATGGACTTGGGCAAAAGATAAGCGTTCATAGAGTTCTAGGGCAAGGCGTAAATGTCCATGGTGAATGGGGTTAAACGTACCGCCTAACATGCCTATAGGTTTATACAACGGTGCTGGGTCTGTCATTTTTTAATTTAATTTCAGAAGTTATACACGCACATGTCCATCGCCAAGGACGATGTATTTTTGTGAGGTTAGCCCTTCTAAGCCGACGGGACCGCGTGCGTGAAATTTATCGGTACTGATGCCAATTTCTGCACCTAAGCCATATTCAAAGCCATCAGCAAAACGGGTAGAGGCGTTAATCATCACGGAGCTAGAGTCGACTTCACGAAGGAAACGTTGCGCTTTGCTCCAGTTTTCGGTGACGATAGCGTCTGTATGTTGTGAGCTGTATTGGCGGATATGTTCCAGCGCGCTGTCTAAATCAGGCACAATGCGGATGGAGAGAATTGGGGCAAGATATTCTGTACGCCAATCTTCTTCTGTCGCAGGTTTAATGCCGTTGATGAGAATTTGTGTGGCAGGACAGCCGCGCAATTCTACGCCTGCGGTTTGGTACATGTCGGCTAAATGGGGCAGAACATGTGGCGCAATTGCTTGGGCAATCAATAGGGTTTCCATGGTGTTACATGTGCCATAACGGTGAGTTTTGGCGTTGTAAGCGATGGCGATGGCTTTGTCGAGATTGGCTTCGTCATCTATGTAAACGTGGCAAATGCCATCTAGGTGTTTAATCACAGGCACGCGAGCCTCTTGGCTGATACGTTCAATTAAACTTTTACCTCCACGCGGAATGATGACATCGACGTATTCATTCATTTTAATCAGTTCACCAACTGCCGCGCGGTCTGTGGTTTCAATTACTTGTACGGCTGTGCTGGGAAGTCCTGCACAGACTAATCCTGTGTGGATACACTGGGCAATGGCTTGATTGGAGTGCACCGCTTCAGAGCCACCGCGTAGAATCGTGGCATTACCTGATTTGAGACATAAAGCGGCGGCATCAATGGTGACATTAGGACGGGATTCGTAAATCATGCCGACAACGCCCAAAGGCACGCGCATTTTACCAACTTGAATGCCTGTAGGTCGGTATTGTAATTGGCTAATTTCGCCAATAGGGTCGGGGAGGGCAATGATTTGTTGAACACCTTCAATCATAGAAGCAACCCGTTGGGGGTTGATGGTTAAGCGTTCTAACAATGCGCTGTCTAAGCCTTTAGCTTGACCGTTTGCCACGTCTTGCGCGTTGGCAGCGAGTAACCGTTCTTGGTGTTTTTCTATTTGTTCCGCAATAATGGCTAAGGCTTGATTTTTAACGGCTGTGCTTGCTTTTGCGAGCAGTACGGATGCACTTCTTGCCTGTTTTCCAATGCGTAACATTTCCGCTTGTAAGCTCATACGATGTCCTCAAACAACCCTTTTATGACTTTAAAATAACGCCCTTCAATCAGTTAGTGGGCAAAAAAAAATAGTGGGGGGATGGTGTTCTTTTATTTACAGTTTAACGCCTGAGATTTGTACACTGAGGCGTAGGAGTTCGTCCCAGACATTACCGCTTGCAGCCCCTTTTATCATGCGGTCAATGATAACGGTTTGTTGTAGAAACGTTTGCCATTTTGTCGGTGGGTAACGTTTGGCGGCTTTTTGGATAATGGCTTGACGTTGTTGCCAAATACGTAGATTACGAAAAACTTGGTCGGCGCGTTGTCCGCTTTGTAAGGCGTAAGTGACTTGGCAAAGAAGGCGAATATCTTTTGTTAATGCCCAGAGAATTAAAACAGGGTCGTATCCTTCGGCTTTTAGCCCTTGTAGTTGACGCACACAACGGGCTGTTTCGCCATTTAAAAGTGTATCGACCCAGTCAAAAATCTCAAAGCGGGCACTGTCTGCAACTGCGTCCATCACTTGTTCTATATCAATCGTTTGTGTTGTGCCGTAAAGCAGTTTTAACTTTTCTATTTCTTGCGCACAAGCGAGTAAATGCCCTTCAGAGCGTTCGGCAATCATTTGAATTGCATCAGGTGTTGCTTTAAGTCCTTGCACATGTAAGCGATGTTGTATCCATGCGGGCAATTCTGCGAGTTCTAAGGGGAATACGGGAACAATCACGCCTTTTTCTTCAATGGTGGTAAACCATTTGGTTTTTTGCTTTTGACTATCTAACTTGTCCGCAGTCATCAATAACAGCGTGTCAGGTGGTGGATTATTTAAATAAGCCGTTAATACTTTAGTGCCCGCATCGTTAGGTGTTTTACTGCCTAGTTGAATTTCTAATAATCGCCGTGTTGCGAATAAAGAAAGGCTATTCGCCTCTTGCTCTACACTTTTCCAATCAAAACTGGTATCTACAACCATGATAATTCTTTCGCTAAATCCTTGCTGGCGGGCAGATTGGCGTAATAAATCGCTACATTCCATCAGTTGCAAGGGTTCTTCGCCCGTTATTAAATAAACCGGTGCGTAGGTTTGTTTTTGTAGATGGTTTAAAAATTGAGCGGGTTTAATACGCATAGCGAAGAATAATAAAGAAAATCATCATATAATAAAAAATTTAGGGCGTGTCTTTTTCTTTTTTCTCCTGTTTATCTTTATCGTGATTATTTGACATGCCCATCATGGCTTGCCAAAAGGTTTTTTGTAAGGTGCTTAATGATTGTAAATGCTCAGGTAAAAATGGTTTCATCAATGTTGCAGGGTCAAAACCTTCAATCCCTGTGGACATGTTTTTGCGGATGATTTCTAACATTTCATCTTGTAAAGGTTCAAGATTAGGTAATCCAAAAAAGCTTCTCAACTCTTGTGGCGTTGCTTCAACATCAACTTTTATTTTCATAATCATGCACTCGATGAGGTAGTCCTGCCTAATGATTAGGTAGGAGTCAGCTTGAAACAGTGAGCAGTGTACCGTTTTAGGGGAAAATATGTAATGGCAGATATCTTGCCTGACAACGCCCCGCCTATGATTTACTGATATGGTGTGAAACTTGCCTTTCTCTATGACACCAGCATAGACAATACAATCGCTTTTTGTCATACACATAAATTATGTTGAAGCGATAAAAATCAAAGTATCATCATTATTTTATGCTTAATTTATTCATTAAGTTAATGATGCGGTGCATAAACCCTTAAACTAAATAATGCATAGACCACCCATCTTTAACAAAGATGAAACATGTTATTTATAACGTGATATTACTATTATTTTCAATACAATAAACAGATTATTTCTAATTTCTATCATCTACGAGTTATTGCTTATTGACAAATATCGTTTTATGCTTAGTAGCACAACGCTTTTAATCAACTAACCCATTGAATATACAGATGCATAAACATCCATCAACGGTATTACATGATAAATGGAATAACGGGCTAGCTTACTTATTTCAAGTTTTTTTATTGGCAACTGTTTATTTTGCAGCTGCACATGTCGGTTTTTTTCTAGGCATTTCTACACGCGGCGTGATGCCTGTTTTTTTGCCTGCAGGGGTTGCTTTATCTGCCTTGTGGTTATTTGGAATTCGTTTGTGGCCAGGCATTATTTTAGGATTATTACTGACCAAGTTTGATGGATTATGGGCACATGACCTTTCAATTTTTACAATTCTATTTTTTCAATCTATTGGGGCAGCAACACAAGCCATTTTAAGCGTTCTCTTACTCAAATATTTAAATTTTAAAGATAAATTTAATCGTGTTCGTGATGTGTTTAGTTTTGGCGTTGTTACTTTTTTTGTCGCGCCACTGATTGGCTCTACGATTTATGCCATTGCATTTTATATTCAAGAGTTTCCTTTAATTGGTACATTTTTTCAAACCACGTTGAATAATTCACAGTTTGAAGGATATCGTGAGCAAATTTTTATTACGACGGTTTTAAACGATGGGATAGGCATGTTTGTCATGACAGCAACCTTGCTAGTTTGGCGACAACTACCTGAAAATATAAATATTTACATGAGTTTAAAACGCCGTTTTGAGGCTTTAGTCTTATTAACGACGTTAGTTAGTGTCTGTGTATTAAGTTTAGACATAGAGCAGGCACAACAACGGCAATTGTTTTTATATATGATTTTGCCGTTTGTCATTTGGGCAGCAACACGTTTTGAACAACATGGCGCGACGTTAACGGCTTCGCTGGTTGCCTCTTTATTATTAGTAGGTAGCCTTGAGTTAGAAAAAGCGCCCAGTCACCGCGATATTATTTATTTATTTTCTGAAATCAGTTTTATTGGTATTACCGCA is part of the Beggiatoa alba B18LD genome and encodes:
- a CDS encoding FMN-binding glutamate synthase family protein, encoding MTVNPRYLHESATFSQTAIADIHRAAEQGIFHIRGLGAQRQLPSFDDLVFLGASMSRYPLEAYRERCDTNIILGTRFAQKPIELAIPITFSAMGFGALGVNAKQAIGLAARAMGTSTTTGDGGMIPEERQTSRTVVYQITPSRYGINPDDLRQADAIEILVDQGSKPGGGGILLGEKNTARVAQLRDLPEGIDQHSACRHPDWTGADDLEIKILELREITDWEKPIYIKIGATRVKYDVALAVKAGADVIVLDGMQGGTAATQQVFLENVGIPTLPAVRQAVETLQALDMHRKVQLIVSGGIRSGADVAKAIALGADAVAIGTGALIALGCNKAQYLEDYQVLGTVAGYCHHCHTGLCPAGITTHRPELQARLDPQTGAKYLENYLKTMVLDMQTLARACGKTHVLNLEPEDMVALTVEAAAMAKVPLAGTDWIPNS
- a CDS encoding zinc-ribbon domain-containing protein; translated protein: MKSNKQRRLEIKAKRLKKSMNQLKVTPTIIIPKGAVLANPLQLVHNHTYSLLPHYYVDYPFTCRDCGAEAVWTAERQRWWYEVVKAHIHSTAVRCASCRHKLREQKRLQQAHMQAMAEKHKASTPSC
- the nadD gene encoding nicotinate-nucleotide adenylyltransferase, translated to MTDPAPLYKPIGMLGGTFNPIHHGHLRLALELYERLSFAQVHLIPAASPPHREKPTVNAELRFAMVQAAVAGVNGLIADDRELKRQGYSYTIDTLRSLRNDYPQHPLCLILGMDAFIGLPTWHAWESIIELAHLVVVRRPGTLLPMSHRMHDFLVTHQVNNIAEMNNRLAGKILVEEIPALTISATQIRTLIAQQRNPSYLIPAPVFEIIEQYQLYR
- a CDS encoding glutamate-5-semialdehyde dehydrogenase; the protein is MSLQAEMLRIGKQARSASVLLAKASTAVKNQALAIIAEQIEKHQERLLAANAQDVANGQAKGLDSALLERLTINPQRVASMIEGVQQIIALPDPIGEISQLQYRPTGIQVGKMRVPLGVVGMIYESRPNVTIDAAALCLKSGNATILRGGSEAVHSNQAIAQCIHTGLVCAGLPSTAVQVIETTDRAAVGELIKMNEYVDVIIPRGGKSLIERISQEARVPVIKHLDGICHVYIDDEANLDKAIAIAYNAKTHRYGTCNTMETLLIAQAIAPHVLPHLADMYQTAGVELRGCPATQILINGIKPATEEDWRTEYLAPILSIRIVPDLDSALEHIRQYSSQHTDAIVTENWSKAQRFLREVDSSSVMINASTRFADGFEYGLGAEIGISTDKFHARGPVGLEGLTSQKYIVLGDGHVRV
- the holA gene encoding DNA polymerase III subunit delta, with protein sequence MRIKPAQFLNHLQKQTYAPVYLITGEEPLQLMECSDLLRQSARQQGFSERIIMVVDTSFDWKSVEQEANSLSLFATRRLLEIQLGSKTPNDAGTKVLTAYLNNPPPDTLLLMTADKLDSQKQKTKWFTTIEEKGVIVPVFPLELAELPAWIQHRLHVQGLKATPDAIQMIAERSEGHLLACAQEIEKLKLLYGTTQTIDIEQVMDAVADSARFEIFDWVDTLLNGETARCVRQLQGLKAEGYDPVLILWALTKDIRLLCQVTYALQSGQRADQVFRNLRIWQQRQAIIQKAAKRYPPTKWQTFLQQTVIIDRMIKGAASGNVWDELLRLSVQISGVKL
- a CDS encoding DUF6489 family protein, which translates into the protein MKIKVDVEATPQELRSFFGLPNLEPLQDEMLEIIRKNMSTGIEGFDPATLMKPFLPEHLQSLSTLQKTFWQAMMGMSNNHDKDKQEKKEKDTP